One Palaemon carinicauda isolate YSFRI2023 chromosome 4, ASM3689809v2, whole genome shotgun sequence DNA segment encodes these proteins:
- the LOC137640174 gene encoding uncharacterized protein, which produces MPGESHSDVPAAVPLQIAVQSASLSCVNGHTPSEAEQQKALNCLECKKPATIVCGGCWQAGFCARDHQLEGWVKHKPKCRPWRVGSSEELGRFMVATRDIASGELLIQDPPLLLGPKMITEPVCLGCYRPVDGSYQCKGCGFPMCDSQCEKSEDHKAECKAVMESGAAVKVSVFGEINSMYECITPIRIMRLRDENPSVYNKLLALESHSEKRDGTAVAAITQQTVVDIIHNRLRMDEFDDTLIQKILGIIDTNAFEIRLPDSSILGVFSQASLLEHDCIANTHRTFDADLNLVVRAAIPIKRGDHLTSCYTDPLTTTSVRLEHLRSSKYFTCRCVRCVDPTELRTFTSALKCSDCAKKRAQQMKKNQSGPPSRGRGRGRGGPARGMGPGRSQGGPAEEPEIEPYIIPQDPLSPSSIWKCLSCGDTTTDDYPDRITSVVSEEAEELEANPTVETCEAFLAKWKDTFHSDHALLLNIKYVLLNLYGSEEGYELESLTPIQLNRKEELCQQVLNVADLLIPGISRLRGSVLYELYQSKFYKAGALFKIGAISNDQAKKLANEAMTALKECARVLSYEPEVQPEGQLGLEAKDEIGQLEDWIENEGWRG; this is translated from the exons ATGCCTGGAGAAAGTCATTCCGATGTGCCAGCAGCCGTGCCTCTGCAGATTGCAGTGCAATCTGCATCTCTCTCGTGCGTCAATGGGCATACCCCAAGTGAAGCAGAACAACAGAAGGCCTTGAATTGCCTAGAATGTAAGAAACCAGCTACAATTGTATGTGGTGGTTGCTGGCAAGCTGGGTTCTGTGCCCGGGATCACCAGCTGGAAGGATGGGTAAAACACAAGCCCAAATGCCGTCCATGGCGTGTGGGCAGTTCAGAGGAACTAGGTCGTTTCATGGTTGCCACCAGAGATATCGCCTCAGGAGAGCTCTTGATTCAGGACCCTCCCCTGCTCTTAGGACCAAAGATGATTACAGAACCAGTGTGTTTGGGGTGCTACCGCCCTGTGGATGGCAGCTACCAGTGCAAAGGCTGCGGTTTTCCTATGTGTGATTCTCAGTGTGAAAAATCAGAGGACCACAAAGCCGAGTGCAAGGCAGTAATGGAGTCAGGTGCTGCTGTAAAAGTTTCCGTTTTTGGAGAAATCAACAGCATGTACGAATGTATCACTCCAATTAGAATCATGCGCCTCCGTGATGAAAACCCCTCGGTGTATAATAAGTTGTTAGCTCTTGAGAGCCATTCTGAAAAGCGTGACGGGACTGCTGTTGCGGCAATCACACAGCAAACTGTTGTTGATATCATTCACAATCGCTTGAGAATGGACGAATTTGATGATACACTTATTCAAAAAATCTTGGGCATCATTGACACAAATGCATTCGAAATACGACTGCCAGATTCCAGTATTTTAGGAGTATTTTCCCAGGCCTCTTTGCTGGAGCATGACTGCATTGCCAATACCCACCGCACTTTTGATGCAGATCTCAATCTAGTGGTGAGAGCAGCCATCCCCATCAAGAGAGGGGATCATCTAACCTCATGTTATACAGATCCGCTCACAACAACTTCAGTGAGATTGGAACATCTTCGTTCGTCCAAATACTTCACCTGCCGCTGTGTTCGTTGTGTTGATCCCACCGAACTAAGAACTTTTACATCAGCACTAAAATGCTCAGATTGCGCTAAAAAACGTGCACAACAGATGAAGAAGAATCAGTCGGGCCCACCAAGCCGAGGTCGTGGTAGAGGTCGCGGTGGTCCCGCGAGGGGTATGGGACCTGGAAGAAGTCAGGGAGGACCAGCAGAGGAGCCTGAAATCGAGCCTTACATTATTCCACAAGACCCTCTTTCGCCATCGTCCATTTGGAAATGTCTCTCATGTGGAGACACTACCACGGATGACTATCCAGACAGAATAACCAGCGTGGTGTCAGAAGAGGCAGAGGAGCTAGAGGCTAATCCGACAGTTGAGACGTGCGAGGCATTCCTTGCCAAGTGGAAAGATACCTTCCACTCGGATCATGCACTTCTGCTGAAT atTAAATATGTCTTGCTGAACTTATACGGTTCCGAAGAAGGGTATGAACTGGAGAGCCTCACCCCTATCCAGCTGAATAGAAAGGAAGAACTTTGTCAGCAGGTGTTGAATGTTGCAGACCTTCTTATACCAG GAATATCCCGGTTACGTGGATCCGTTCTTTACGAGTTATATCAGTCCAAGTTCTACAAGGCTGGAGCTCTCTTTAAGATTGGAGCTATATCAAACGACCAGGCAAAGAAACTAGCCAAT